TGTCCGGGTCAGCCGCCTCCAGCCATCGCTCCTCGACGGCGTGGATCTCAATTCGTCCGTCCTCCACGACGAACTCCCAGGGCTGGGAGTTGTGACTCGATGGTGCGAGAATCGCGTATCGGAGGAGGAATCGCGCACGTTCGGCGAGTGGAGCGTCGGCCGGAAATTCCTCGGCATCGATCCTCCAAACGTCGGTTGTTAGGTCGCGTTCTTCCATACCGTAGTTTCAGGCACCTACTCTATTCATGCTCTCGCTACAAGCGCTCACGGCCAGAACGATTGATATCCTCGTATCCAGCACGGCTCCGTCAATACCAGTGGTAGCTGATAGAAGTAACAGCAGTAGGTTTGCACGTGTAGCGAACGGCTCGGGGCGCGACGGTTCGGCTGCGAACGCTGGGGATGACGACCGTCGCCTCGCAGGAGTTAACCGCCTGGAGAGCCTCCTTCCGGCAGGAATGGACGCACTAGCAGCGACGTGCCGACTGTTCGCCGAGCGACGCTCGAGAGTATGACGGGAGCAGAGGCTACCGGCGACCTGCTGGTGTTGGTCGCGGCGATCGTCGGACTCGGCGTTATCTCGCAGCTCCTGTCGGCGCGATTCCGGGTCCCGAGCGTCCTCTTTCTCATCCTCGCCGGCGTCGCGATCGGGCCGGAGGGGCTCGGCGTGTTGTCCGTCGCCTCGTTCGGCGGGAGCAGCGGGCTGTCGACGATCGTCGGCCTCTCGGTCGCCATCATCGTCTTCGAGGGCGCGTTCCACCTCAAGATCGACAAGATCAGGGAAGCGCCGGCGGCCGTGTTCCGATTGGTAACGGTCGGGGCAGCGATCGCGCTGGTCGGAACGGCCGTCGCGGTCCGGTTCTTCCTCGGGTCCACGTGGGACATCGCGCTGTTGATCGGGGCGCTGCTGGTCGCGACGGGCCCGACGGTCGTCACGCCGATCCTGAAGGTCGTCCCCGTCCGCGATCGGGTCGCAGCGACCCTCGAAACGGAGGGGATCGTCAACGACGTCACGGCGGCGATCCTCGCGATCGTGCTGTTCAAGGCGATGACCGTCCGGGAGCTGTCCGCCGACATCTACTTGCAACTGTTCGCCGAGCGGTTGGGGACGGGGCTGCTCGTCGGCGTCGTCGTCGCCGCGATCGTCTGGGGGATACTCCAGTACGTCGACATCTCGCCCGACGACGCGCCGCGGAACGCGCGGCTGCTCACGCTGGCGGGCGCGATCGTCGCCTTCGGGACGGCCGATTACGTCTTCTCCGAGGCGGGCGTCGCGGCTGCGGCGACGGCGGGCCTGATTCTCGGTAACGCCAACCTCCCCTACGAGGAGGAGATCGAGGCGTTCAAGGGCGACATTACGCTGCTCGTGCTCTCGTTCGTCTTCATCACCCTCGCGGCGTTGCTCGAGTTCGACCAACTGTTCGCGCTCGGGCTCGGTGGCGTCGCCGTCGTCGCGATCGTCATGCTCGTCTTGCGACCGTTCCTGGTCTTTCTCGCGACGCGTGGCGATCGATTCACGGTCAGGGAGCGAGTCTTCATGAGCGCCGTCGGGCCGCGGGGGATCATTCCGGCGTCGGTCGCGACGCTATTTGCGATCCGGCTGCAGACGGCCGAAGCGCCGACGAACCCTGCCGGTGCGGATCTGCTCGTCGGGACGGTCTTTCTCGTCATCTTCGTGACGGTGGTCATCGAGGGCGGGTTCGCCAGACAGATCGCGGAAAAACTCGAGGTAATACCCATGCGTGTACTCATCATCGGCGGCGGCCGGGTCGGCCGCTCGCTGGCAGAACGGCTCGAAGCGCGCGGTGAAAACGTGGTCCTGATCGAGAACGACCGGACGGCCCTCGAGGGCCTTCGCAACGACGGGTACAGTGCTCGCGAGGGCGACGGGACCGACGTCGAGGTGTTACGCGAGGCGGGGGTGGAGAACGCCCGAATCGTCGTCGCGGCGACCGGCGACGACGACGTGAATCTCCTCGTCGCGCAACTCGCCGAGTCGAATTTCGACGTCCAGACGGTGATCGCCCGGGCGAACAATCCCTCGAACGCGTCGGCGTTCGAGGATCTCGGCGTCGAAACCATCTCCGCCGCCGAATCGACGGCGTGGGCGATCGACAACGTGATCGAACGGCCCGCGCTCTCGAACTGGATGTCAGAACTCGGTCGATCCGGCGACGTTCAGGAAATCGAGGTCACCGACGGCGATCTCGTCGGCGAGCGGATCGTCGACGTCGGGAGCGAACTGCCGAACGGCGTTCTCATCGCGCTCGTGAGTCGAAACGGGGAAAGCGAGGTCCCGAACCCCGACGTCGAACTGCAGCACGGGGATCACATCACGCTCATCGGCCGAACCGAGGCGGTTCGCGAGGCGATCGAGCGCTGTGGCGTGCCGGTGTAGCGGTCGCCGACGGTAACCGGCGAGTCCTCAGACCACGAGCCGGACCACGGTAAAGAGGATGAGTACGCCCGTGATGTCACAGACGTTCGTAAGGATTGACTGAACGGGTACTCCCGTCCCAGTCTTGCGTATCGAGGGCCGCGGTGTGCGGTCGGCGGTGTACGGTTGGCGTCGAACACCGCCGGGCGGTCGCGTCGGGCGGTCGCGGCGGACGGTGACGGTGACGACGGTGCGTTCGCCGACGCCCGGTCAAAATCCGTAGTAGACGTGGGCGAGGTGCCCTTCCGGACAGCGGGCCGTCAGACACCGGCGCTGGGCGTTCGACTCGGTTTCGGCCTCGAGTGCTGGATCCGGGCTATCGGTGATCCCGAAAACGTTCGCATCCTGTGGCATACCGACCCGCAGCGGTGTGCCACAGGTCGGGCAGTCGGTGTCGGCCCATTCCCTCATGCATCCGCTTATCCGGACCGACGGCGGTTCGCTCTTGACCCTAACAACCCAGTCGACCGTGCGGATTCCGCCCGGACGACGACGGGTACAGTATCTCGCCGGATCGGCCGGCGCTCTCGACCGCGTACTGTGGTCTTCGATCGGGTTGCTCTCGGTTTCGGGGTTCCCGACGACTGCGTCCACGCTCCACGCGTCCCTCGGGACGGAACTGTGTCGCCCAGGCCTCCATCGGGTCGAACCTGTGTCGTTCACGCCTCTATCGGGATGGAACTGGGACCCGTAACGGCCGCCGGAACCGGCCCGTCGCTTCACGACGGCAACGCGAGTCCGACGAACCGGTACCGATTTGAGGTAGCGCCTGTCACCTACTGGCATATGAAACACGTGCGAGGACCGCTGTGTTCGATCGACGTCGGTGACCGAACCGCTGAGACAGAACCGATCGACGACGTCCTCGAGTCGTTCGTGGGTGGCCGAGCCCTGGGAACCAAGCTGGCTCACGATCGGATCCCGTTCGACGTCGACCCGCTGGGGCCGGACAACCGGCTCTACTTCGCGACGGGCCCGCTCCAGCACTCGACGATGAGTTTCACGGGACGGATGTCGGCGACCGGCGTCTCGCCGCTGACGGACGGGCTGCTCTCCTCGAACGCGGGTGGCTTCCTCTCGCGGAACTTCACGGGGACGGGGTACAGCGCCGTCGAGGTGACCGGCGCGAGCGACGACCTCGTGATCGTCCACGTCACCGACGAGGGGGTCGAGTTCGAAGCGGTACCCGAACTCGAAGAAGCGACCGTCTCGGAGACCTGCGAGTACGTCGAAGACGAACACGGACTCGAGTCCGAACACACCGCCGTCGTCGGCCCGGCCGGCGAGAACGAGGTCCGGTTCGCCTCGATCATGACCTCCGAGGAACGTGCCTTCGGGCGGGGCGGCCTCGGCGCAGTCCTCGGCGCGAAGAACGTCAAGGCGATCACCTTCGACGGCGACTCGACCCGCGAGGTCGAGATTCCTCCGCTCCAGATGGACGTCCACCGCGAGGCCGCCCAGGCCGACCATCCCATGAAACAGCAGGGGACGACCTCCGTCGCCGAGTACGCGAACATGGTCGAAGCCCTGCCGACTCGATACTTCTCCGACCTCTCCTTCGAGGGCATCGACGGCATCAGCGGCGATCGCGTCGAGGAGAAAAAGTACAAGAAAGGGACGTGTTCGGCCTGCGCGTTCGCGTGCAAACTCCCGACCAGAGACGAGGAGTCGGGGCTCGAAACCGAGGGGCCCGAGTACGAGACGCTGATGGCGTTCGGCTCGAACTCGGGCATCGACGATATCGTCGACCTGATGAAGTCGAACAAGCTGTGTGACGATCTCGGACTCGACACGATTTCGGCGGGCGACGTCGTCGCAGCCTATCTCGCCAGCGAGGACGAGTTCGGAAACGCCGAGTTGATCCACGACCTCGTCGAACGGATCGCCTACCGCGACGGAATCGGCGATCGGCTCGCGGAGGGGGTCGATCGGATCCACGACGACCTCGGCGTCGAGAACTGGTCGGTCAAGGGGATGGAGTTCTCCGCCCACGACGGCCGCACCCTCAACGGGCAGGGACTCGCCTTCGCGACCTCGAACCGCGGGGCCGACCACATGTACGCCGAATTCTACCCCTACGAGTACCCGCTCGTCGACGCCGACAAGGCCTTCGACAAGGAGGGACTCGAGAACAAGCCGCCGAAGATCGTCGAACTCGAGAACGTCAACGCGATCAAGGACAGCGCCGTCCTCTGTAAGTTCTCGCGGGACTTCGTGAACGAGGAGCGCCTGGAGACGCTGCTCGACGCCGACTACGAGGACCTGCAGGCGCTCGGCAGCACCGTCGTCTCGCTCGAACGCCACTTCAACAACCAGCGCGGCTTCGACGAGAGCGACGACACGCTCCCGTACGAGTTGCCGGACTTCGAGTCCGCTCTGCAGGAGTACTACGACGAACGCGGCTGGAACGAGGACGGGACGGTCCCCGAGGGCACGTTCGAGAGCGACACCGCCGCACCGGCCGACGACTGATCGGTACCCGACGCCGATCGGTCCGGTTCGCGGTTCGATTTTCCCGTGAGAAGTACGTTAGCGACTCAGTTCGCGGCCGCCCCGGCCGTCGGCGCGTCCGGCGTGCCGGTCCAGGCCCACGTCACCGCGACCGTCACCGGGAGCGCACTCGCAACGACGACGGCGAGCCACAGCGCCCGATCGATGCCGTACAGCTCCGCGAGAACGCCGACGACGGCGGGAGCGATCGCGATTCCGGCGTAGGTCGCGCCGGTCGTCAGGGCGTTGAGCGGTCCGCTGTACTCCGGGGCGGCTTCGACGGCGTACGCCGACAGCGTCGGGAACCCGCTGGAGAGTCCGGCACCGGCGACGAACACTGCGAGGAACAGGACGGGGCCGGTAATCCCGGAGAACGCGACCGTGAGCGACGGAATCGCGGGGAACGTCGCGACGAGCAACAGCGCGAGGTACGGGACGCGACTGACGGCGATCGTGTAGCTGGCGCGAGCGGGAACGTACGCCAGTAGATACGCCGACAGCAGGAGGTTGGCCGTCGTCGTCCCGTAGAAGCCGGTCGCGTAGTACGCGAGCCAGGTGAAGAGGATCCCCTCGACGGACCCGACGAGTAGCATTCCGGTGCAGGCACCGACGACGGCCGGTCGCCGGAGCAGGTCGCGGAGCGCGGCCACCGAGAGCGATCGTTCGGCCGACATCGAGGGGAGGTCGACACGGCCCGCGACGATCGCGGTCGGGACGAAACACAGGGCGATCACGACGAAGACGGCCCGCCAGTCGGCGACCGCGAGCACGGCACTGACGAGTTGCGGACCGAGGACGGCACCCACGGCCCACACGAGCGCGTAGACGGTGAAGACGCGACCGCGGCGAGCGGTGTACAGGTGGCTCAACACGACCCGATCGAGGCCGCGGAACACTCCTGCGGCACCGCCCTGTGCGAGGAGTGCGAGCAGAAAGAGGACGTACAGGGGTGCGCCCGCCATCAGAACGAGCGCGCCACAGACCCCGACGACGCCGAGAAGCAGGGCCCACCGGATCCGGAGCCGACCCGCGAGAAACCCCGTCACGATCGCGGCCACGACGAAGCCGGCCGTCCCCGCGGGGGCGACGAGTCCGAGTGCGGCCTCGGAGACGCCGAAGCCGTCTTCGAGGCTGGCGAGGATCGGTCCCCGGGCCTGCATCGCGATCGCGTCACCGAAGACGAACAGGAAAATCGCCGCCGTCCAGACGCGTTCCCGGTCCATGCTGGCCCTTCGTCGCGCCGGTGAAAACGGTACTCATCTGCGACGAACCGGTCGGTGCGCCGCGCGCCCGATCGGTCGAGTCAGTCGGGCCGATCGGACTCGCCTTCCGCGTCGTCCTCCGGCGAGAGTCGATCGTCACCCCGGGACGGCAGCGTGGTGTCGTCGGCCCGCGAGGGATGGATGTTGAAGTTGTGCCCCCGGTACGGATCGCTCTCCGGGTCGTAGGACAACTCGCTCCGCTCGAAGAGGTAGATGAAGAAGCCGAAGATCGGGATGCAGAAGGTGATCGCCGCCCACTTCTCGCGGGGTTCGAGGCCGACCCGATCGGCGTCGTAGTAGGCGACCGCGGTGAGCCCGAGGTGCCAGGCCAGCGGAATGCCGACGACGGCTGCCAGCAGGTGCGTGCTCATACCGGAGCTACGGCTCGAGGCTACTAAACCGTCGGTACGATCGGATCACGATCGACGCAGCGGACACGCCGGGGATCGATCGTTTCGGTCGATCTCGAACTCGATCGCCACACCCTGGCGCGGCCACCCTTTGTCTCGGCCGCTTCACTCGCTTCGTTCGCTCGCGGTTCCGACGTCGTTCGAACGGCGTTTCCCTCACAAAATCTGGACAAAAAGGCCCAGACGAACCGTCTCAGTTGACGTCGAACTCGATCGCCGCTCCCTGTCCGAAGCCGACGCACAGCGTCGCGAGGCCGAGACCGCCGCCGCGCTTCTGGAGTTCGTTGATCAGCGTGACCGGCAGCCGAGCCCCGGAGGCACCGAGCGGGTGGCCGATCGCGATCGCGCCGCCGTTGACGTTGAAGATTTCGGGGTCGATGCCGAGTTCGTCGCGGGAGTAGATCGACTGGCTGGCGAAGGCCTCGTTGAGTTCGACGAGGTCGTAATCGTCGATATCGCGGCCGTTGCGCTCGAGCAGTCCCCGCGTGGCGGGCACCGGCCCGATCCCCATGACGGTCGGGTCGACGCCGGCGACGTTGTTCCTGCCGATCTCGGCCATGATCTCGAGATCGTGTTCGTTCGCGAACGCCTCGCTCGTGACGAGCAGGGCGGAGGCACCGTCGGAGATCTGCGAGGCGTTGCCGGGCGTGACCGTGCCGTCGGACTTGAAGACGGTCGGCAGGTCGGCGAGCTTCTCGGCGGTTGTGCCCGGGCGAATGCCCTCGTCCTCGGTGACGGTGCCGTCTTCGGTCTCGATCGGGACGATCTCGTCGTCGAAGCGACCCTCCTCGGTCGCTTCGGCCGCGCGCTGCTGGCTGCGGGCCGCGTACTCGTCCTGTTCCTCGCGGCTGACGCCGTACTCCTCGGCGACCTTCTCCGCAGTCATCCCCATCTGGAGTTCGCCCATGTTGTAGAGTTCGGCCATCTTGGGGTGGACGTTCGGGGTGTTCTCGCCCATCGGAACCCGGCTCATCGACTCGACGCCGCCGGCGATGATCGCGTCGCGGTTGCCCGCGGCGATCGCGTCGGAGGCGGAGATGACCGACTGCATGGAGGAGGCACACCAGCGGTTGATCGTCGTCGCCGGGACCTCCTCGCCGAGTTCGGAGAGGAGGGCGATGACGCGGGCCAGGTTGTTGCCCTGTTCGCCGCGCTGCTGGGCACAGCCCCACATCAGGTCGTCGATGTCCTCGCCGGTGAGGCCCGTCTCGGCGAGAATCTCGTCGATCAGTGGTACCGACAGGTCCTCGCTGCGAAGGTCCGCGAAGACGCCGTCTTCTTTCCCCTGTGGGGTTCGCACCGCGTTGACAACGACAGGTGTCTGTGACATACAATACCGAATGTCCCTCATTAACTTAAATCCGACACAACTCCCTCGGGCGGGCTGGCGGTTTACGATGTCTCGTGGGTGAAATCGCCGTTTTACCTTTCGGTGATGCCTTATTACAGTGATACGTTTGGCAGACTATGCCTGATCGAACGAGACTGATCGCGATCGCCCTCGCGGCGTTGCTCGTCGGGTCGGCCATCGGCGTCGGCCTCACGACCCTGTTCGACGAATCGCGTGTCGACGCAACGTCGCCAGACGACCGGTCCGGATCGCCGCTCGGTGAATCGTCCGACGCGTCCCTGACGACCTTCGAATCGGACGACGAGTTCGCCGCGTACTTCGACGACGATCGATCGGGACTCGTCCAGTCGGGCGGCCCGACCGTCGCTCGGGCCGGCGGCGACGACGGGGCAGTCGAGGAGGACGTGGAGTTCGACGCCGCCAGGAACGAGGCGGCCGACGC
The nucleotide sequence above comes from Halosolutus halophilus. Encoded proteins:
- a CDS encoding cation:proton antiporter → MTGAEATGDLLVLVAAIVGLGVISQLLSARFRVPSVLFLILAGVAIGPEGLGVLSVASFGGSSGLSTIVGLSVAIIVFEGAFHLKIDKIREAPAAVFRLVTVGAAIALVGTAVAVRFFLGSTWDIALLIGALLVATGPTVVTPILKVVPVRDRVAATLETEGIVNDVTAAILAIVLFKAMTVRELSADIYLQLFAERLGTGLLVGVVVAAIVWGILQYVDISPDDAPRNARLLTLAGAIVAFGTADYVFSEAGVAAAATAGLILGNANLPYEEEIEAFKGDITLLVLSFVFITLAALLEFDQLFALGLGGVAVVAIVMLVLRPFLVFLATRGDRFTVRERVFMSAVGPRGIIPASVATLFAIRLQTAEAPTNPAGADLLVGTVFLVIFVTVVIEGGFARQIAEKLEVIPMRVLIIGGGRVGRSLAERLEARGENVVLIENDRTALEGLRNDGYSAREGDGTDVEVLREAGVENARIVVAATGDDDVNLLVAQLAESNFDVQTVIARANNPSNASAFEDLGVETISAAESTAWAIDNVIERPALSNWMSELGRSGDVQEIEVTDGDLVGERIVDVGSELPNGVLIALVSRNGESEVPNPDVELQHGDHITLIGRTEAVREAIERCGVPV
- a CDS encoding aldehyde ferredoxin oxidoreductase family protein, yielding MKHVRGPLCSIDVGDRTAETEPIDDVLESFVGGRALGTKLAHDRIPFDVDPLGPDNRLYFATGPLQHSTMSFTGRMSATGVSPLTDGLLSSNAGGFLSRNFTGTGYSAVEVTGASDDLVIVHVTDEGVEFEAVPELEEATVSETCEYVEDEHGLESEHTAVVGPAGENEVRFASIMTSEERAFGRGGLGAVLGAKNVKAITFDGDSTREVEIPPLQMDVHREAAQADHPMKQQGTTSVAEYANMVEALPTRYFSDLSFEGIDGISGDRVEEKKYKKGTCSACAFACKLPTRDEESGLETEGPEYETLMAFGSNSGIDDIVDLMKSNKLCDDLGLDTISAGDVVAAYLASEDEFGNAELIHDLVERIAYRDGIGDRLAEGVDRIHDDLGVENWSVKGMEFSAHDGRTLNGQGLAFATSNRGADHMYAEFYPYEYPLVDADKAFDKEGLENKPPKIVELENVNAIKDSAVLCKFSRDFVNEERLETLLDADYEDLQALGSTVVSLERHFNNQRGFDESDDTLPYELPDFESALQEYYDERGWNEDGTVPEGTFESDTAAPADD
- a CDS encoding MFS transporter — protein: MDRERVWTAAIFLFVFGDAIAMQARGPILASLEDGFGVSEAALGLVAPAGTAGFVVAAIVTGFLAGRLRIRWALLLGVVGVCGALVLMAGAPLYVLFLLALLAQGGAAGVFRGLDRVVLSHLYTARRGRVFTVYALVWAVGAVLGPQLVSAVLAVADWRAVFVVIALCFVPTAIVAGRVDLPSMSAERSLSVAALRDLLRRPAVVGACTGMLLVGSVEGILFTWLAYYATGFYGTTTANLLLSAYLLAYVPARASYTIAVSRVPYLALLLVATFPAIPSLTVAFSGITGPVLFLAVFVAGAGLSSGFPTLSAYAVEAAPEYSGPLNALTTGATYAGIAIAPAVVGVLAELYGIDRALWLAVVVASALPVTVAVTWAWTGTPDAPTAGAAAN
- a CDS encoding thiolase family protein translates to MSQTPVVVNAVRTPQGKEDGVFADLRSEDLSVPLIDEILAETGLTGEDIDDLMWGCAQQRGEQGNNLARVIALLSELGEEVPATTINRWCASSMQSVISASDAIAAGNRDAIIAGGVESMSRVPMGENTPNVHPKMAELYNMGELQMGMTAEKVAEEYGVSREEQDEYAARSQQRAAEATEEGRFDDEIVPIETEDGTVTEDEGIRPGTTAEKLADLPTVFKSDGTVTPGNASQISDGASALLVTSEAFANEHDLEIMAEIGRNNVAGVDPTVMGIGPVPATRGLLERNGRDIDDYDLVELNEAFASQSIYSRDELGIDPEIFNVNGGAIAIGHPLGASGARLPVTLINELQKRGGGLGLATLCVGFGQGAAIEFDVN